DNA from Actinomycetota bacterium:
AGCAATCCACGACAGCATCGACATCAACAGTGCAGCCAACGAGAACCGATTGCCGTCCTCCAGAGCAGTAGCCGATCACTCCGACCTTGCCATTTGAAGTACTGAGTCTGCGGAGGTAGGCAGCGGCTCCAGCAGCGTCGCCGATCAGGCGTTCGTCGGGAACGCCGCCATTTGCACGCGCGACAGCCGCCGCATCGTCTGGCGCTGCCTCGGGCGCTTCTCTCCAGTACAGGTTCGGGCACAAGACGTTGTAACCCATCGTTGCGAATCTTCGAGCGATCTCCTTGGAGCCTCGATCAAATCCAGGCATGTGGTGCAGCACGATGACTGATCCACGAGGGTCACTTCCTTCAGGAATCACGAGATACCCCTGGACTTGTTCGCCATTGGCGCCAGTGAACATGATGAACGAGGCAGTCAGTGATTCAGACATGGCGAGAATTTATCGCAGCAGACAGTCTTCGCGAGGACTTGTCCTGACAGCGCATCTAGTTGAGTGGGTGCGCGTCGACTTCGACTGCGTCTTCAATTGGCGCCATTCTCGCGGCAACTCGTTTGAAGATCCAGAACATGGGCAAGCCCAGCAATAGCAGTGAGATGGCAGCCAGCGGGAAGACAGCTCGAAAGCCAATGTTGGCAGCGATGATTCCGCCCAGAGCCGGGCCCATCTGCCCAGAGAGGGCCTGGACGCTCTGGTAGAGCCCAAAGATCGAACTCAACGCAGTGGCCGATACCAATGTGGGCAGCAGCGTGGCCGAACTGGTCTGCAATACGCCTTGGAACAACGACATCACCACTACGAGGAACGCCAGGGCGGCAACTGACTGCACCAAGCCCATCGGAAACAGGAACAGTGCGACTCCGATGGTTGCTGCAAGAAGCGACATTTGGATCCCGATGCGCCCGATGATGCGTCCCGCTGACACTGCTGCAAACGCGCTGGCAGCAGCGATGCCGAAGAACATCAATCCCACGATCACTGTTGGATCGCTGCCTTCTGGCAGCATGGTGACAACGTAAGGAGCCAGAATCGTTTGAATCATCGGTCCGGCGAAACTCAGACACAGGACAAGCCCAAGTGCCGCCCAGGTAATGGGTGCTCGAAGTACTGATCTGAAGCCTTGCTTCTTTGAGGAGTGGGCGGGCGCAAGGGACTTCTTGGGTTCGCGAATCATGATCATTGCCACGATGGAGCCTGAGTACATCAGCACGCCGGCCACGATGAAGGTCGTGCGATAGCCAAGTGAGGCCACGAAGCCGATTGCGATCAAAGGACCCAGTGCCAGTCCCGCCAGGCTGACGCCTTGAAATCGTCCGATTGACCTTGGGATCAGCTTTCCTGGCGTTCCGGCCGCAATGAGCGCCATCGCTGCGGCAGCCGAACCCGCCATGAGTCCGATGAACAGGCGGATCGCCACGATCTGCCAAGTCGAGGTGGCCAGCCCGAGTAGGAGCAGACCCGTCGCTCCGCCCAAACAGGCCCGGACAAGCATCGGTTTACGCCCGTAGCGGTCGCCAGCAATTCCCCAGATTGGGCCCGAGATGAAGGCTCCCAATCCCTGTGCGCCGACCGAGATTCCCGCCCACATGGCAGCTTGTTCGCCCGTGGAGCCGTCAATCTCCTGAATGTAGAGCGGCAGAAATGGGTAGGTGAAGGAGAAGGTGGCGGTCAGTAGAAAGCTCACCAGCATGGCGGCAAAGTTGTTGCGTTGCCAACCAGGCGAGCCTTGATCTTCCATGGGTTCCTTGTCGGAAAGTGAGCAGGTGGGCCTTGGGCAAGGTATCTGAACTCATCGCCATTCTGCGGAAGTTCGGTGAGATCACCCTTTGCGTTGTTCGGGATTCAGGCTGGCTTCAGTGCTCGCGTCTGGTGTTGGGCAAGGTCAGGATCAAGAGCCCGGCCACCGCGGATCCGGTGGCGACAAGCATGAACGGAAGGAAGTAGTCGCCGGAGAACTGATGGGTGAGTCCGATGTACAGAGGTGCAGCCGCGACACCAAGTGACGTGAACAGATTCGCGCGGGCAAACAAATGGGCGTAGCGCTGGGCACCGAACAATCCCAGGATCCACAAGGGGATGAAGACCTGGTTGTTGCCGACAGTCATACCCATGAGCACGGCACCGAGAATCAGGACAGGAAGACTGTGGGCAAAGGCAATGATGGTCAACGAGCTGACTTGAAAGACCGCCATTGAAAGGCTGAGCACTTTGAGCGGCACATGCGGCAGCACGATGATGCCGAGCACTCTTCCCACTACCGATGTGGCAGCTATCAAAGAGACGGCCAGAGCAGTGTTGGTGATTCCGCGCTCCACTCCCAGCGTGAGCATGTGCGTGATTGCTGCCACCTGCGACATGATCAGCAGGCCGAAGGCCACACACACCGTCGCAAACACTCGTGTGACGCGAGCCCCTGTGATCAGAGGGGGAGTGGCGACAGCTGTGTCAGATGCCGTGGTTCCACGGGAGGCGGCTGCGAGCTCCTTGGCGTTCGATGATTTCGCGACAGTGGCAACGGGAATCAGCACTGCTATCAAAATTGCGCCCATTGCGATGCCCGTGGCCGTGAGTCCCTGCCCTTGCACCGCTGACGAGACAATTGGTGCGAAGACCGCGCCGCCGACGCTGAGTCCGGCTGCCGCAACAGCAAGTGGCCGAGCCAACTTGTTGTCGCCGAACCTCTCCAGCACCATCGTGGAAGCCGGGATCATCGAGAAGCCGGCAGAGACCAGGCCGTAGACCAGGTAGAGAGCCCACAACTGCCAGGCGTGCTGCACGGCACCGAGCAATGCCAAGCATCCGGCGGAAATGATGGCGCTGACGGTGATGACCCTGCGTAGACCGAATCTGGGAAGAATGCGGGCGACTGGGATTCCACCGATGCCGTTACTCAGCAAGAAGATTGTGGCGCCAGCTGAAGCGGCGGTCAGTGAGATATCAGTGTTGTCGATGTACGCGCGGCTGAAGGCCCCCAGCGAGTAGAAGCCGAAACCGGTGTTGAGCGTGAGCATGACAAATGCCGCAGCAACGATGCCCCAGGCGCCACGCGATTTTTCCGCGGAGTCCTTTGCCGCTGTTGCGCTCATGAGGCCAACTGCTTTGCGTACGCATTGATCTCATCCAAGATTCGCGTCTTTGTCGGTGCGCCTGCAAAGGAGGCACGTACAGATTCACGAGCGATTTCCGTGAGCTCTAGGCCGTTGAGTCCAAAGACCTCATGTGCGATTCGGTACTCGTTATTGAGGTCGGTATCGAACATGCCGGGGTCGTCGGTGTTCAAAGTCAGGCGCACTCCTGCCTCGCGCAGCAGGGGGAATGGGTGCTCGTGCATATTGGCGACGGCTTTTGTGCACACATTCGAGGTTGGGCACACCTCGAGTACGACATCTCGTTCAACAAGATCTGCCATGAGCTCTGGGTCTTGAGCAGCAGCAATGCCATGGCCGATGCGCACTGCGTCAAGCGCAGTCAGACTTTCGCGAATGGTCTCTGGGCCAGTTGTCTCCCCTGCATGCGGAACGCTGGCCAGGCCAAGAGCGCGCGCACGCTTGAAGACATCGGTGAATGCAGATCGCGGTACACCTGCTTCCGGGCCGCCGAGCCCAAAGCCCACGCTGGCTTCCGGCAGATGTTGCTCGGCCCATTGAATCGTGCGGACCCCCGATTCCAGTCCGAGTTCGCCTGGTATGTCAAAGATCCAGGCGAGCTCGACACCAAAGCTCTCGAGCACTTCTTGTCGTCCTTGCGTCAATGCTCGAGCCAGCGCTTCAGGAGCTATTCCCATCAGCAGGTGGCTGTCTGGTGTCACCGTTACCTCGGCGTACCTCACCTCGACATGCTTGAGGTCGCGACCCAGGCCGAACACCAGTGCTTGCACGTCGGCGGCGGTGCGAATCAACTCATTGACCGCGATGTAGACATCGATGAAGTGCGCGAAGTCAGTGAAGGTGTAGAAGTCACGCAGTTCATGCTCACTGGTGGGGATGCTCGACTCTGGGTGTCGTTGGGC
Protein-coding regions in this window:
- a CDS encoding MFS transporter, which translates into the protein MSATAAKDSAEKSRGAWGIVAAAFVMLTLNTGFGFYSLGAFSRAYIDNTDISLTAASAGATIFLLSNGIGGIPVARILPRFGLRRVITVSAIISAGCLALLGAVQHAWQLWALYLVYGLVSAGFSMIPASTMVLERFGDNKLARPLAVAAAGLSVGGAVFAPIVSSAVQGQGLTATGIAMGAILIAVLIPVATVAKSSNAKELAAASRGTTASDTAVATPPLITGARVTRVFATVCVAFGLLIMSQVAAITHMLTLGVERGITNTALAVSLIAATSVVGRVLGIIVLPHVPLKVLSLSMAVFQVSSLTIIAFAHSLPVLILGAVLMGMTVGNNQVFIPLWILGLFGAQRYAHLFARANLFTSLGVAAAPLYIGLTHQFSGDYFLPFMLVATGSAVAGLLILTLPNTRREH
- the add gene encoding adenosine deaminase — its product is MTACEPTTTRMAEPLVRSIHSMRGRVSAIQLIMPHLPGRVPRVSAPPEISTFIAGLPKAELHVHLQGAASVTTVLELAQRHPESSIPTSEHELRDFYTFTDFAHFIDVYIAVNELIRTAADVQALVFGLGRDLKHVEVRYAEVTVTPDSHLLMGIAPEALARALTQGRQEVLESFGVELAWIFDIPGELGLESGVRTIQWAEQHLPEASVGFGLGGPEAGVPRSAFTDVFKRARALGLASVPHAGETTGPETIRESLTALDAVRIGHGIAAAQDPELMADLVERDVVLEVCPTSNVCTKAVANMHEHPFPLLREAGVRLTLNTDDPGMFDTDLNNEYRIAHEVFGLNGLELTEIARESVRASFAGAPTKTRILDEINAYAKQLAS
- a CDS encoding dienelactone hydrolase family protein; translated protein: MSESLTASFIMFTGANGEQVQGYLVIPEGSDPRGSVIVLHHMPGFDRGSKEIARRFATMGYNVLCPNLYWREAPEAAPDDAAAVARANGGVPDERLIGDAAGAAAYLRRLSTSNGKVGVIGYCSGGRQSVLVGCTVDVDAVVDCYGAFVTGTPSERFPLKVTNLVDQLPDLRAPLLGLFGADDQYPSPEQVAELEEILVREGKTHTLVTYEDTGHAFFTTDRSAYRFESANDGWSRITDFYATYLGA
- a CDS encoding MFS transporter, translating into MEDQGSPGWQRNNFAAMLVSFLLTATFSFTYPFLPLYIQEIDGSTGEQAAMWAGISVGAQGLGAFISGPIWGIAGDRYGRKPMLVRACLGGATGLLLLGLATSTWQIVAIRLFIGLMAGSAAAAMALIAAGTPGKLIPRSIGRFQGVSLAGLALGPLIAIGFVASLGYRTTFIVAGVLMYSGSIVAMIMIREPKKSLAPAHSSKKQGFRSVLRAPITWAALGLVLCLSFAGPMIQTILAPYVVTMLPEGSDPTVIVGLMFFGIAAASAFAAVSAGRIIGRIGIQMSLLAATIGVALFLFPMGLVQSVAALAFLVVVMSLFQGVLQTSSATLLPTLVSATALSSIFGLYQSVQALSGQMGPALGGIIAANIGFRAVFPLAAISLLLLGLPMFWIFKRVAARMAPIEDAVEVDAHPLN